GGGCGCGCCGACCTCGCCCGCCGCGCCACCCGCGCCGTCCTGGCCCGCGACGCCTCGCCCGCGGACCGGGTGCGGGCCCGCCTCGCCGTGATCGACGCGGCCGGCCAGGCCCTCGGCACCCTGGAGGAGACCTTCGCCCACGCCATGGCCGAGGCCGCCGGCGACCCCTCGCTCCGGGCCGCGGTCCAGCTGCGGATCGCCTGGAAGCTCAACCTCAGCGACGGCGACCCGGTCCGCTCGCGCGACGCCGCGGCCGAGGCGGGCGCGCTCGCCGCGCTCGGCGGGGACCAGGTGGCCGAGGCGATGGCCCTGACCGTACGGGCCCGGATGGGCCGCATCCTCGGCGATCCGGGAGCGGAGGCCATCCTCGCCGAGGCCCTCGCCCTCCCCGCCCCCGAGGTACCGCTCGGCATGCGCAACGCACCCCAGTACCTCGCCGTGCGCCACGCCCTCTTCGACGACCGGCTCGACGACGCCCGCCGCCAGCTGATGGTCCTGCTGCCCGCCGTCCAGCGCACCGGCTCCGCCGAGGACGTCTTCGAGGTGCTGCGCAGCCTCACCGAGGTCGAACTGCGCAGCGGCCGCTGCGAGGCCGCCTCCGCCCGCGCCCGCCGGGCCCTGGAGCTGACCATCGAGGCCGGACTCTCGCCGGGCCCCGCCTGGTACGTCGCCGCCATGGCGGAGGCCATGGGCGGCAGCTTCGCCCGCGCAGCCGGGTACGCCCGGCGCGGCATCCAGGCCTCGCGGGAGGAGCACGACAAGGTCTTCCTCTCCCGCAGCCTGCACGCCCTGGGCCTCGTCGAGCTGGCCACGGGCGAGGCGACGAAGGCCGTGGCCACCCTGCGCAGCGTCGCCGAACTGGAGGCCGCCCAGAAGGTGGTGGACCCGTCCGTGCTGCGCTGGCACGGCGAGCTGGCCGAGGCCCTGGTGGCCGCCGACGCCCCCGACGAGGCCGGCCGGCTCCTCGACACCGTCCGCACGGTCGCCCGCAGCCTCGGCCGCCCCGGCGTGGTCGCGGCCCTGGACCGGGCGCGCGGCCTGTGCCTGTCCGCGCAGGGCGACGCGGAGGGTGCCGTCAGCCTCTTGGAGGCCACGGCCGGGCGGTTCGCCTCCCTCGGGCTGCCGTTGGAGCGCGGCCGTACGCTGCTGGCCCTGGCCCGCGTGGAACGACGCCGCCGGCGCCGGGCCCCCGCACGCGCCGCGCTGGTCGCCGCGGCCGAGGTCTTCACCCTGGCCGGCGCCGCGCCCTGGGTCGAACTCGCCCGGGAACCGGGTCCGGGCGAGTCCGGCCCGGTGCCCGCGGCGGCCGCGCTGACGGAGGGGGAGGCCCGGCTGGCCCTGCTGGTCAGCCGGGGGGCCAGCAACCAGGAGGCGGCGGCGAAGCTCTTCCTCAGCGTCAAGACGGTGGAGGCCCGGCTGACCCGCATCTACCAGAAGCTCGACGTCCGCTCGCGGGCCCAGCTCGCGGCCGCCCTGGCCGCCGGAGGCCAGGGCGGTCAGAGCGGCCAGGACGCCCAGGCGTGACGCGGGACGCGCACGGGGCGGCGGTCCGGCGCCCGGGGCGGTCGTCCCCGGGCGCCGGACCGCCCGACCTCAGCAGCCGAGGTTGTTGCCCGGCGTCACGCCCAGGAGCTGGGTGAAGCTCTGGTACTTCGAGATCCGGCTCTGGACCTGTGCCGGGTTCCCGCCGTTGCACTCCAGGGCGCCGTTGATCGACCGGATGGTCTCGCCGAAGCCCGCGCCGTTGACCATGGCGGCGTGGGCCGTCATCGTGCCCGGCCCGTTCTGGGTGTTCCAGTACCAGAGCGCCGTCTTCATGGCGACGGCCGGGTCCTGCTCGACCAGGTACGGGTTGGCGAGGAGGTTGATGCCGAGCGCGTCGCCGGCCGCCTTGTAGTTGAAGTTCCAGCTGAGCTGGATCGGCCCGCGGCCGTAGTAGGCGGCCTGGCCGGCCGGACAGCCGTACGGCTGGGTCGCGTCGCAGTAGTGGGGGTAGTTGGCGGTGTTCTGCTCGACGATGTAGTAGAGGCCGCCCGTCTCGTGCGAGACGTTCGCGAGGAAGGCGGCGGCCTCGCGCCGCTTCACGGTGTCGTCGCCGGTGTTGGCGAAGCCCGGGTACGCGGACAGCGCGGCGACCAGCCCGTTGTAGGTGTAGAAGGGGTTCCGGTTCGGGAACATCTGGTTGAACTGGGCCTCGGTGACCACGAATCCGTTGTTGTTGCCGGGT
Above is a window of Streptomyces subrutilus DNA encoding:
- a CDS encoding helix-turn-helix transcriptional regulator — encoded protein: MGAGTGHADTSVGHGELIRDIDRALTTHGRALLTGPAGAGKTEVAGAVAAAAEARGETVLRLAPEAADRWIPEASAAALLASVPPAALDRLSGPQRTAIALLRREKDAPRTGRDHVALRLAVVEVLRELAARAPVLLVVDNAQWLDAESTDLLRFALRLTPAGVRALAVECVRGGVPAGETLCGPGTPAVRVPPLGADEVAELLLRHGLPARLAGRIHQASGGNPRLALALGHSLAEAAGARDTSAHHADALPVTGHAREVARRLLAEASVQARRTLLLAALATRPTTALLRRAGRPDAEAELAEAERAALVRVGEDGTVEFTAGALPTALAADTGWPERSAGHAALAAAVDDPVQAVRHRALAVDSPDDRLAAEITEAAAACRRRGQRALAAELGLLAAERTPADRPAEELARLVSAAEDAGWAGRADLARRATRAVLARDASPADRVRARLAVIDAAGQALGTLEETFAHAMAEAAGDPSLRAAVQLRIAWKLNLSDGDPVRSRDAAAEAGALAALGGDQVAEAMALTVRARMGRILGDPGAEAILAEALALPAPEVPLGMRNAPQYLAVRHALFDDRLDDARRQLMVLLPAVQRTGSAEDVFEVLRSLTEVELRSGRCEAASARARRALELTIEAGLSPGPAWYVAAMAEAMGGSFARAAGYARRGIQASREEHDKVFLSRSLHALGLVELATGEATKAVATLRSVAELEAAQKVVDPSVLRWHGELAEALVAADAPDEAGRLLDTVRTVARSLGRPGVVAALDRARGLCLSAQGDAEGAVSLLEATAGRFASLGLPLERGRTLLALARVERRRRRRAPARAALVAAAEVFTLAGAAPWVELAREPGPGESGPVPAAAALTEGEARLALLVSRGASNQEAAAKLFLSVKTVEARLTRIYQKLDVRSRAQLAAALAAGGQGGQSGQDAQA
- a CDS encoding glycoside hydrolase family 19 protein translates to MIRALRRRALSLAAAAAVTLGLAIALPASPAAAAPACAGAWATSAVYTNGQTASHGGRNWQAKWWTQGETPGSTGQWGVWADQGACGTGGGDGPGNNNGFVVTEAQFNQMFPNRNPFYTYNGLVAALSAYPGFANTGDDTVKRREAAAFLANVSHETGGLYYIVEQNTANYPHYCDATQPYGCPAGQAAYYGRGPIQLSWNFNYKAAGDALGINLLANPYLVEQDPAVAMKTALWYWNTQNGPGTMTAHAAMVNGAGFGETIRSINGALECNGGNPAQVQSRISKYQSFTQLLGVTPGNNLGC